atcatatatGGAGAGCAAATCGACGATGAAGATAATGAGTGAAGCTTCTTAACAATTAgaacttttttaatatttttcgtCAAGATTGAACAATTATTAGTTCATATTTTATGATGACTTTGTCGATTTTGTGTTATAGATAACGAGTTTCGTAATTTTAAAttacttgaatttttttaagatgttaataagtattttttatttaattttttttatataatttttatatatttgttgaaaaataaaaataaatgatattcaaaatttttaataaaaaaaaaatcaaaatttatgttttctgattttaaaattgaaaaataaaaatggttaCAAAACAtacttttattttgtgtttttaaaattataaaacaaaagtagttacagaacacacttttgttttctgtttttaaaatttaaaaacaaaagtagttatagaacacatttttattttttaaaaacaaaaaatctacTTCTATTTtcctgtttttaaaattaaaaaacagttttttaaaaattgagttttaaaaaactaaaaaacagaaaatgtcaaaatattgttttcaattttcaaaaacaattttttttttgtctaaaatattatatttttgatgTTTTGGTATTCTGTGTAAGCTGTAAGTTGAAAGGAAAGAAATAAACAAACCACAATTGCACTTGCAACAAACAGTGGCATGTATGAAGCAATTCTAGTTTTCTaatttatgtgatttattaggCTGTTTGAATATACACATAGAGATTTATTACTATAAGAACTGTGAAAAATATCTCGTGAACATTTTAGAAAGTTGCATCTACCTCCATTTATTTGCTTAGAAAGTAGAATTACCCATAAATCAACTATTTATTTTCTTTGGTGGGCTAATTGTATATTGTTTGTTTATGGTTTTTTAGGAAATGGTGGCTCTGGTAAAACAGTTCCAGGTGACACGGTATCAGATTTGGATTCTCTCACTATTCCTGCCAAAATATCCGGTGAGTTTCGTGGAAGCATGGTCGGCAAATTCAAACCAGTCTACCTGTATAACGGAGAACAAATGAGTGAAATGATTTTAAGGCTTAGGGAGGATTCCATTGCTAACAGTTTTAATGCAACGTTTTTCTTTTGGAAGACGGCCTGGGGCCGTTCGCCAGGGAACATAATCTAGAGAGGGGTTGTACTCTTAAGTTTGAACGGAGGGACGAGCTGCCTACTCATCTTCCCGGAGTAAGTTTTCttgtttgtttttaatatatttcgaaatttgaaTCTTAGttaatcattttaaattatgATATAGAGACTAGATAGGCTACTGTTGGACAACAATTGGGTGTACAGGGTGAAGGCCTACCGCAATGGGGTAGAGTTGCCTAATTTTCTGGTAATTATGTATACTTTAGAGAGAatctttgtttgtttttattttttgttttactaAGTTTATTCACTTCTCTTTTACAGAGTAAGGACAAGCTCGAATCTCTTACGCGGAGATTGGATGTCGAAAATCTTCCTCAGGAGGTAGAAAATGAAAGCGTGGAGACATTGTTTAGTCAGTATGGAATCGTTGGTATTCATATTTTCAAGAGGACTGTGGATGCGATAGCAACAGTAGAGTTCTCCACCTTCGAGGGGGCTCACGAAGCTTTTCTTCGCGTAAATCATATAGGATGTACTATTCACTTTCTAGCTACATACAATTACaacaaataaagtaaaaagaaaaataaataaagtaagatgtgtataaaaaaattacaacactTACTAATATGTTataactttgattttttttttataacaaatttcaACTATCTCAATAACACCGATCCCACCGATACACTTACATGCCACTGTTCATCTCTGTGTTGCAAGTGCAATTGTGGTTTGTTTATTTCTTTCCTTTCAACTTACAGCTTAGCAAAAcatcaaaaatataatattttagccaaaatataataaaaacttattattatataaaacttatccaataataataaaaacttataataataataataatttattatataaatattcttAGAAGCTTATGTGGTATCGTGTTATTGAGATAGTTGGAATtcgttataaaaaaaaaaatcaaagttaaACATATTAGTAagtgttgtaattttttttatacacatcttactttatttatttttctttttactttatttgttGTAATTGTATGTAGCTAGAAAGTGAATAGTACATACTGTATGATTTACGCGAAGAAAAGCTTCGTGAGCCCCCTCGAAGGTGGAGAACTCCACTGTTGCTATCGCATCCACAGTCCTCTTGAAAATATGAATACCAACGATTCCATAATGACTAAACAATGTCTCCACGCCTTCATTTTCTACCTCTGAGGAAAATTTTTGACATACAATCTCCGCATAAGAGATTCGAGCTTGTCCTTACTATGTAAAAGAGAAGTGAATAAACTTagtaaaacaaaacaaaaaacaaacagAGATTCTCTCTAAAGTATACATAATTACCGGAAAATTGAGCAACTCTACCCCATTGCGGTAGGCCTTCACCCTGTACACCCAATTGTTGTCCAACAGTAGCCTATCTAGTCTCTATATcataatttaaaatgattaactaagattcaaatttcaaaatatattaaaaacaaacaaGAAAACTTACCCCGGGAAGATGAGTAGGCAGCTCGTCCATCCGTTCAAACTTAAGAGTACAGCCCCTCTCTAGATTATGTTCCCTAGCGAACGGCCCCCAAGTCGTCTTCCAAAAGAAAAACGTTGCATTAAAACTGTTAGCAATGGAATCCTCCCTAGGCCTTAAAACCATTTCACTCATTTGTTCTCCGTCATACAGGTAGACTGGTCTGAATTTGCCGACCATGCTTCCACGAAACTCACCGGATATTTTGGCAGGAATAGTGAGAGAATCCAAATCTGATACCGTAAGTTCCACCCGAAACTGCTTTACCGAAGCCACCATTTCCTACAAAACCATAAACAAACAATATACAATTAGCCCACCAAAGAAAATAAATAGTTGATTTATGGGTAATTCTACTTTCTAAGCAAATAAATGGAGGTAGATGCAACTTTCTAAAATGTTCACGAGATATTTTTCACAGTCCTTATAGTAATAAATCTCTATGTGTGTATATTCAAACAGcctaataaatcacataaattAGAAAACTAGAATTGCTTCATACATGCCACTGTTCATCTCTGTGTTGCAAGTGCAATTGTGGTTTGTTTATTTCTTTCCTTTCAACTTACAGCTTACACAGAGTAGCAAAACATCAAAAATAGCAACACTTTGAAATATgtcaaggaaaaaaaataaaaatacaaaactaaTGAAAACTAAAAGAAGGTTTCAACGATATCAAGCTACAACAATTTTCACACCGAAGAATAAGAACTAACTAAAAACATGTTCCAAATCCAACAACTGAACAACCCACAGTAAAAAACACAAAGAGTAAGAATAAGAACTAACTAAAAACATGTTATTATTATCCCCAAAAAGAATACATGTTCAAAATccatttcaaaaagaaaaatgttCCAAATCCAAATCCAATAGCCGATGTTTCAAATCCAATGCTCCAAATCCAATGCTTCATAGATTTTCTCGCATATAAACAAATTAGGATTACACGCCCTTTTTGCCTAAAGcttatattaatattaacttATTTGACACATATAACAACAAAGCAAAGTTGACACAAAACTTCTAACAATCTAGTTTGCAGAACAAACATGCTACGGGTTGAGAAGGGAGATTATAGTTAGATAAGCATTGAATGGGGAATATAGTCAATATACCATTAATAAGTAATAAAAAACCCACATCTCTAATGCACATAGATTAAGATCACTCAACAAAAATCAAACTTGCTACTATGAAACTGCAATGTAAAATTCAATTTCTGCTATGACTTTAAATAACTAAACTCCAAAACATTTAAACCAAAGATTGAAATTGACGACTTTGAACTAAATACAACATCTTTTGGGCAACCAATCTTGAGTAGAGAACCTTGACTGAAACCCAAGATTTTATAGGCTCTTTTCGTGAAGAAATTAAGAGGAATATCTTAGTACTAAAATATTTGAAAGAAAGTGAACTTGAATTTGAACATAAGATCAAGCAGAAACTCTTCTTCGAcgtaggtatatatatttatttaattacatcTCATTTTGAAacattacaattaaaaaaaatggaagaATGAATATCagaaaaagaattaataaaCAGCACTTTGTTAAtgcttaataataatattgggcCTAACTTCAATACCTTCAATAACAAGCCCTGCTTTCAAATGATAACCCTTTGTCTCAGGTCGGCGAGGGCAGGGAGTAGAGTAGACCTCGACTGAAGTTCTGGACTGGTCGGCGAGGGCAGCGAGTGGAGTCTACCGTCGACTGAAGAGATAGTCGGTGGTCGGTGGTCGGTGGTCGGTGGAACGGCGACAGAGATTGACAGTGATGAAGAGAAGAAAATTTTGGTTTAGGTTTGAGTTAGAGAAGAGAACGGCTGTAGGAGATGAGAAAGTGGAAGGGTTATATTTAGGTTTAGAAATTAGGGGctgttaaaaactaaaataagaagacagtttttaaaaactaatagcAGTTGTTTGgcaaaaaatttttaaaacagttttttaaaaactaagagcatgtttagtattgttttctattttttgttttcaaaaaattatttttagaaatgagaacaaaaaatagttttttaagtttttaaaaataagtcatgttttgttagtattttttaaaaataatattgaccaaaagtgaattagtttttaaaatagaaaacaacattttgttattttcaaaattattgttttttgtaactttaagcttgtttggctgtgttttcagttttcagtttttaaaattatgttttttaaaagtgagaatagcaaacagttttttgtcattttaaaaatttaatggtgtttggcacaaatttttaaaaattgtttttagattttttcttacgaaaaaaaaaatcaatattttagcacCATACCATGACATTAACCCAttcgagtctaggttcgggtatgGTTTCGAGTCTAGGATTCGAGtatctgagcaaaatataaaatataatatgtgtcatcaattgataaacagctagatgttgcatttacaaatatttatctattgagatctaacactattatgtttttctaatggatgacaattcattaggatttgtcccagtaaaaataacaagcttagttagaccaacaatgaagattcgaaattaaactacaattaataatagaaaacaacatggtttaatataaattcacacacaattcagaaattatcaagcatttagcaaataacaaagacatgtgaaaatacaaaacaggcacatcttaaataatttctaaggtttctaACAAACTGGACAGTGTCCCagtaggtgagagtcaaagtatcattcattgaatagagttgtcagctcatctaaaatggatagcattctagcaaccttttattcaatcaaaataagaatccaatgttgtcccggtaggcgagagtcaaggttaacttattttatgagcttccaccattgtttcatatttcgtaaatttatctctaagtagtcaccgtaggggagagtctaatagagacgaaaacttacaaaatacttatcatatgagatcttacggtgttaaatgctttcaacaaataaccatccataagggggacgaagtctagcgtctcgaggttatattgaaaacatttaactattgtaagacaaacaatggagatcgaatatccttataactaaaagctcattattttaaagagttctATTtcctttgatacttattttaatctatctattttaatatatatttatttaattaaaattaccaatttagaataaaattctaaatataaattttaatataatatttttaaaattatacttaaggaagatgtagaaaaataaaaaataaattattttccatccttagtattaattttccaataaatattacgaaaattattcaatttgagttgattcaaaaattaattaaaaattttcaactcaaatttaattttctataaatatataatgcaaaatttaaaaaataatgtatttaaaataaatacacttttcgaaattgattaaaataaaataaaataaatcctgataAAATTATTccaatttatgttggtccaaaattaattaaaattaattttcaacacaaatataattttcctatttaattaaatattaagaaaaattatcaaatatttaagtatcataataaaaatcaacttaaatattaatattctatttaattaaatatcactagaaaaatacttcaagcaaacagaaaataactatctagactttcattgactaattaatacattttctaattataatatattttagttcatttatttcaatcaatcattttaatgaaaaaatcattgatttaagttgatctaaaattaaaataaataattttcaactttaatctatttttcaagaaaaattcaaaattttctgcatttaagaaatgcaatttcgaatttatataaaaaatgattaataaaataaaaataaaatatattttgaaaattattcaaatttaagttattctaaaattaagatttccaacttaaaataattttctatttaattaaatattctgaaaataataatatttaagtatcaagaatgaaatccacttaaatatttaattttcaatttaattgaatgtattaaattcaagaattaaataatcaagtatataggaaacttaataattaattctaatttaatactaggaaaaatattcaaatttaagttggtccaaaattaattaaaataaataattaattttcaacttaaaatattttcctaattaaatattagaaaatataactagtactagaaataactatctagaatatatctcattgactaagtatttttctaaaattaactttaaaatattaaatgaaaaaaaattcacatattttaaaagttaattatgttgctaattcaattttaattaggttagactaatataattaacctaatacaattatttaaataaggcaaatgagccttcacaattggggtggttcatgtgagggagagttgggttcagtatgtcgtacccactgctattggccccctaactctcacacaaggcccaaaggagaggaatttaaccattaaataaataattgttattcattgaataagcccaattctaattgggcctaaataaaattacttatgtgaaattttattttagctacCTAgtccattaattaaaaaaaatgaactacctatatgcatctaaactcaaagtaaacatataggctcacagagACACATAAATTTGGATGGATcatatcatgtttctaggtcatacacaagtgaaagaagaatgtaaaatttacctgttacaaattatttacttgacctattgacaattgaaccatgagttaaaatcagataattagatctgtcaacaagttaaccatggcaatttagattaagcaataataggttttataaaacttacaaacaagctaaaaacacatactcctacaacaagttggatagttggatgtaggaattatttaattttaaattaattaatttatttaatattttcgaaaaaaataaataattttaaaaaaaaaaatcggtttttttttataaaaaattaaataaataaaaaaaaaattaaacctacaatttttgaaagaaataggtttcaactaatctaaatatcttttaaaaaaaatgctaactatctttcaaatttcatgttattttataaattaaatattcaataaaataaaatgataaaataataacccttttctgattttataatttaatttaaataaaaaaaaaaacaaaatttaaaagttagcataatatcctatctctattcaaaatatcatgattataataatcttattttaaatttaaataaggtcaatttatttttaaaaaaaaattaaaaaaaaatatctgaccttaaatttaaaaataagataaaataatcaaattttaaaaataaaatagataattaagcaaaaaggatagatttttacctatttcaaattcaaatagcactaatatcttaaattaattttaaaaaatactaatcaatttaattctgataattagatttgaaatatgaaaagtaaaaatcaaaatataaaactacacaaaaaatcggaagttaattccatgaaatagcatgaaaaatcgaagaaaaacgacaAAATTACAAGTTGTACGAATGGTCTGCTGCATGCCATCCAGGCGCACAAACTTGGGCACAAGGGGCTGGTTTCAAGCACAAAAGGTGCTGCCAGCAGCAATCCGAGCGCacaagggtgtgtcaccactcccgattttttttcaaaacttcaaaaaatcataactaattcaaataaaatcaaaattaagttctgtaaaaaagtgaattgcttaattttttccaaactatctaacaaaaataattccagaaacaaaaattcaattatttttcatacaatttcacaagcatcaatcaatcatcaaataacacacagatcaacatgaaacaatctaaatcacacacaaatcgttttaattcatattacatgaaagtaactCATTACCATGggtctgataccagttgttggaaatattttaccagaattttagatttactaacaagtatgttgtttaacatcctaaatatgaacttctaaaacgatatgaaataaacacatataaagtttaagaaaccttacattgggtgcaacggaatataatgactcattccgttcagatctctagcccttgattccttttggtagcagagcatcaccaagatctgaacctggatctctttctctccttcttgagcctgattctccttcttgttgattggat
This region of Cannabis sativa cultivar Pink pepper isolate KNU-18-1 chromosome 7, ASM2916894v1, whole genome shotgun sequence genomic DNA includes:
- the LOC115698101 gene encoding uncharacterized protein LOC115698101; the encoded protein is MVASVKQFRVELTVSDLDSLTIPAKISGEFRGSMVGKFRPVYLYDGEQMSEMVLRPREDSIANSFNATFFFWKTTWGPFAREHNLERGCTLKFERMDELPTHLPGRLDRLLLDNNWVYRVKAYRNGVELLNFP